A region of the Roseobacter denitrificans OCh 114 genome:
GCGCAAAAAGGTACCGGTGGTTAGAATGACAGTTTTCGCCAGTATCTCCGCATCATCCTGCAACACGACGCCGATAACACGCTCTCCATCCATAACAAAGTCGACGGCCTCACCAACGATAATATCCAGATTTTGTTGTTGATCGGTCGCCTCTAACATCCTGTTGTGGTAAATCGCACGGTCAGATTGCGCCCGGGGCCCTTGTACCGCGGGACCTTTGCGCCGGTTCAACAAACGAAACTGAATACCAGCCTGATCCGCCACACGGCCCATGACCCCATCCAAAGCGTCGATCTCGCGTACCAGGTGACCCTTGCCAAGACCGCCAATCGCCGGGTTACAGGACATCACCCCAATTCCGGACCTGGACATGGTAATCAGACCCGTCTGTGATCCCATGCGGGCGGCAGCATGCGCTGCTTCTGTCCCCGCATGCCCGCCACCAATGACCAAGACGTCAAAATGTTTCACGTGAAACACTCCATTATTTTCCAAGGCAAAAACTTGAAAAGATTTCATCCAGCAGATTTTCTGCATCAATACGACCAACAAGCGTTTCAAGCGCTCGAATCGCTGACCTGAGTTCCTGCGCGGTTATATCATAAAACTCCGGACCCCTGAGAAGAGCTTCAAATGAATTATCCAGATCTTCCAAAGCGCGCTGCATGGCGAGCCGATGTCGCTCGTGCGTTGCCAATCCCACAGCTGACACACGTTCTGAAAAAACAGATCTGATTTTTTCCAGCAACTCTGGAATGCCCTGCCCGGTCTTTCCTGAAATACCCGTCTGCGATCCCGGCGCAAGATCAACCTTTGGTGTTAACCGGATGTCGTCTTCAAGAGGTTCTATCAGCAGTCTTTCGTCCGGGCCGGACAAAAACACGCGCAAGTCTGCTTCCTGGGCCCGCTTTATCGCACGTTCAATGCCAATCGTTTCGATCTCATCAGCGCTCTGACGCAATCCTGCCGTATCAAGAAATGTCACAGGCAACCCACCCAGATCCATCCTGACTTCTATCACATCCCTCGTTGTGCCCGCGATTTCGGACGTAATTGCAGCGTCTCGACCAGCCAGTTTGTTTAACAGCGTAGACTTACCCGCATTTGGCGCTCCAACCAACGCAATTTCGAACCCCGACCGAATACGCTCCGCAACATGTGTTCCGGCAACCTCGGTTCGTACATCAGATGA
Encoded here:
- the mnmE gene encoding tRNA uridine-5-carboxymethylaminomethyl(34) synthesis GTPase MnmE; amino-acid sequence: MDTVFALGSAQGRAGVSVIRLSGPAAWAVAETICGSLPDPRKSAVRVLRAQDGSVIDQALVLAFKAPHSFTGEDVVEFHVHGSIAVVRTVLDALSDQDVARLAEAGEFTRRALENGKLDLSQVEGLADLIDAETEAQRRQAVRVLTGALGEKVEVWRSKLIRAAALIEATIDFADEDVPVDVTPEVTSLLEDVSSDVRTEVAGTHVAERIRSGFEIALVGAPNAGKSTLLNKLAGRDAAITSEIAGTTRDVIEVRMDLGGLPVTFLDTAGLRQSADEIETIGIERAIKRAQEADLRVFLSGPDERLLIEPLEDDIRLTPKVDLAPGSQTGISGKTGQGIPELLEKIRSVFSERVSAVGLATHERHRLAMQRALEDLDNSFEALLRGPEFYDITAQELRSAIRALETLVGRIDAENLLDEIFSSFCLGK